Proteins from a single region of Amycolatopsis sp. CA-230715:
- a CDS encoding acetoacetate--CoA ligase, producing the protein MAESGDIPEVLWKPSREHVADTRIEAFRAWLATERDVKVDGYDELWRFSTEDLDGFWGAVTEFFGVRWHERPSEVLADRSMPGAKWFPGGTLNYAEHALTSDVAGAAKADDELALIFHREDGVAGEVTYGELRARVAAARAALAELGVGKGDRVVALAPNCPQTLVAFLAAASLGAIWSSCSPDFGVRAVSDRFAQIEPKVLVAVNGYVYNGRSFDVRPTVRKLAEEIETVEATLLIDYVGGGTFDGALDWDETLAKHDGAELAFEPVPFDHPLWVLYSSGTTGLPKGIVHGHGGIIAEHLKAIGLQYDLGPGDRFFWFTTTGWMMWNFLVSGLLVGTTVVLFDGSPGHPDLGVLWKLAEQHRVSYFGTSAPFVQSCLKAHLRPAAQYDLTALRAIGSTGSPLSQEGFRWLVDEVGASVQICSVSGGTDLCTAFVGSAPDVPVWIGELSCRSLGTAAASYDEAGKPVVEEVGELVITAPMPSMPVFFWHDEDGSRLREAYFEDFPGVWRHGDWIKITTRGSAVIYGRSDSTLNRGGVRMGTAEFYRVVEGYDEVADSLVIDTSSAANPDGELLCFLVLAEGVTLDEIEPVLRRELRGALSPRHVPDRFVVVAEVPRTLNGKKCEVPVKKILSGVAPERAVSRDALANPASLAPFVELAPPG; encoded by the coding sequence ATGGCCGAATCTGGTGACATCCCCGAAGTGCTCTGGAAGCCGTCTCGCGAGCACGTTGCCGATACCCGGATCGAAGCGTTCCGCGCGTGGCTCGCCACCGAGCGCGACGTGAAGGTCGACGGATACGACGAGCTGTGGCGCTTCTCGACCGAAGACCTCGACGGGTTCTGGGGCGCGGTCACCGAGTTCTTCGGCGTGCGCTGGCACGAACGGCCGAGCGAGGTGCTCGCGGACAGGTCGATGCCGGGCGCGAAGTGGTTCCCCGGCGGCACCTTGAACTACGCCGAGCACGCGCTGACATCCGATGTCGCGGGCGCGGCGAAGGCCGACGACGAGCTGGCCCTGATCTTCCACCGCGAAGACGGGGTGGCGGGCGAAGTGACCTACGGCGAACTGCGCGCGCGGGTCGCGGCCGCGCGCGCCGCGCTGGCCGAACTCGGTGTGGGCAAAGGGGATCGGGTCGTCGCGCTCGCGCCCAACTGCCCGCAAACCCTCGTCGCGTTCCTCGCCGCCGCGAGCCTCGGCGCGATCTGGTCCTCGTGCTCACCGGACTTCGGGGTGCGCGCGGTGTCCGACCGGTTCGCCCAGATCGAGCCGAAGGTGCTCGTCGCCGTCAACGGTTACGTCTACAATGGACGGTCATTCGACGTGCGGCCGACCGTGCGGAAACTGGCCGAGGAGATCGAAACCGTCGAGGCGACGCTGCTGATCGACTACGTCGGCGGCGGCACGTTCGACGGCGCACTGGACTGGGACGAGACGCTCGCGAAGCACGACGGCGCCGAGCTGGCGTTCGAGCCGGTGCCGTTCGATCACCCGCTGTGGGTGCTCTACTCCTCGGGCACCACGGGCCTGCCGAAGGGGATCGTGCACGGGCACGGCGGCATCATCGCCGAGCACCTCAAGGCGATCGGCCTGCAGTACGACCTCGGGCCGGGCGACCGGTTCTTCTGGTTCACCACCACCGGCTGGATGATGTGGAACTTCCTCGTCTCCGGCCTGCTCGTCGGCACCACCGTGGTGCTGTTCGACGGCAGCCCCGGCCACCCCGATCTCGGCGTGCTGTGGAAGCTCGCCGAACAGCACCGCGTGAGCTACTTCGGCACGTCGGCGCCGTTCGTCCAGAGCTGCCTCAAGGCGCACCTGCGGCCCGCGGCCCAGTACGACCTGACCGCGCTGCGGGCGATCGGCTCGACCGGTTCCCCGTTGAGCCAGGAGGGGTTCCGCTGGCTCGTCGACGAGGTCGGGGCCTCGGTGCAGATCTGCTCGGTGTCCGGCGGCACCGATCTGTGCACCGCGTTCGTCGGCTCGGCGCCGGACGTCCCGGTGTGGATCGGCGAGCTGTCCTGCCGGAGCCTCGGCACCGCTGCCGCGTCGTACGACGAAGCGGGGAAGCCGGTCGTCGAGGAGGTCGGCGAGCTGGTGATCACCGCGCCGATGCCGTCCATGCCGGTGTTCTTCTGGCACGACGAAGACGGTTCGCGGCTGCGGGAGGCCTACTTCGAGGACTTCCCCGGTGTCTGGCGGCACGGCGACTGGATCAAGATCACCACGCGGGGCTCCGCCGTCATCTACGGCCGCAGCGACTCGACGTTGAACCGGGGCGGGGTCCGGATGGGCACCGCGGAGTTCTACCGCGTCGTCGAGGGGTACGACGAGGTGGCGGATTCGCTGGTCATCGATACCTCCAGCGCGGCGAACCCGGACGGCGAGCTGCTGTGCTTCCTCGTGCTCGCCGAAGGCGTAACGCTCGACGAGATCGAACCCGTCTTACGGAGGGAGCTTCGCGGCGCGCTGTCGCCACGACACGTACCCGATCGGTTCGTGGTGGTGGCTGAGGTTCCGCGCACGCTCAACGGTAAAAAGTGTGAGGTACCGGTTAAGAAGATCCTGTCCGGGGTAGCACCCGAACGGGCCGTGAGCAGGGACGCGCTGGCGAATCCCGCCTCATTGGCGCCGTTCGTCGAGCTGGCGCCGCCGGGATAG
- a CDS encoding dienelactone hydrolase family protein, whose protein sequence is MTQTHTDDYERSDGRAIRLTYAEPDGSVRGGLVVLHEGNGVTDGVRLLVASLAAEGWLAVTPHFSGENLTRDDVLGATDITLAWLVDHGVQADLLGVVGFDLGGTAALVVASNRRLGAAVSVGGQAAGELPVLVDIAGKLTSPWLGIYGDAGDEIGGEEVEQLREAAAHSGAVTNVVRYPGANHRFDADPEAAVEAWQRTLNWFDAHLR, encoded by the coding sequence ATGACGCAGACGCACACCGATGACTACGAGCGTTCGGACGGCCGCGCGATCCGCCTGACCTACGCCGAGCCCGATGGCTCGGTTCGTGGTGGTCTCGTCGTGCTGCACGAGGGCAACGGCGTGACCGATGGCGTCCGGCTACTCGTCGCGAGCCTCGCCGCCGAGGGCTGGCTTGCCGTCACCCCGCACTTCTCCGGCGAAAACCTGACCCGCGACGACGTGCTCGGCGCGACGGACATCACGCTCGCCTGGCTCGTCGACCACGGTGTGCAGGCCGATCTGCTCGGCGTGGTCGGCTTCGACCTCGGCGGCACGGCCGCGCTCGTGGTGGCCTCCAACCGCAGGCTCGGCGCCGCGGTGAGCGTCGGCGGCCAGGCCGCGGGCGAGCTTCCGGTGCTCGTCGACATCGCGGGCAAGCTCACCAGCCCGTGGCTCGGCATCTATGGCGACGCCGGTGACGAGATCGGCGGCGAAGAGGTCGAGCAGCTGCGCGAGGCCGCGGCGCATTCCGGCGCGGTGACGAACGTGGTGCGCTACCCCGGGGCCAACCACCGGTTCGACGCGGATCCCGAAGCCGCCGTGGAAGCCTGGCAGCGCACGCTGAACTGGTTCGACGCGCACTTGCGGTAA
- the hisC gene encoding histidinol-phosphate transaminase → MSVTTRPDLVSLPGYTPGRSIPGAIKLASNEVPGGPLPSVLSAIADAAASANRYPDTGAWALVNRLSEKLGVPTERIAIGCGSVSLCQQLAQSLCEPGDEVLFAWRSFEAYPITTQVANARVVTVPLDATHTHDLDALLAAVTPRTKVLYVCNPNNPTGTAVRREALREFLSKVPPHVLVVLDEAYFEFVTDPEVPDGLEFAREVDNVAVLRTFSKAYGLAGLRVGYAVAPEHVVEALRKVFTPFSVNAVAQAAALASLDAESELLARCTEITAERDRVRAALLEMGYEIPETQANFVWFPLGERTTEFSEFMLDRKLVVRPFAGEGARVTIGTPSENDTFLDAARAFRDA, encoded by the coding sequence ATGTCCGTCACCACTCGACCCGATCTGGTGTCGCTGCCCGGGTACACGCCGGGACGCTCGATTCCTGGAGCGATCAAGCTCGCCAGCAACGAGGTTCCCGGCGGACCGCTGCCGAGTGTGCTGTCGGCCATCGCCGACGCGGCCGCTTCGGCGAACCGCTACCCGGACACCGGTGCGTGGGCGCTGGTGAACCGGCTTTCGGAGAAGCTCGGCGTGCCGACGGAGCGGATCGCGATCGGCTGCGGCTCGGTTTCGCTGTGCCAGCAACTCGCGCAGTCGCTGTGCGAACCCGGTGACGAAGTGCTTTTCGCGTGGCGTTCCTTCGAGGCGTACCCGATCACCACGCAGGTCGCGAACGCGCGCGTGGTCACGGTCCCGCTCGACGCGACGCACACGCACGACCTGGACGCGCTGCTCGCCGCGGTGACCCCGCGCACGAAGGTGCTCTACGTCTGCAATCCCAACAACCCGACCGGAACCGCCGTGCGCCGCGAAGCGTTGCGGGAGTTCCTGTCGAAGGTTCCGCCGCACGTGCTGGTGGTGCTCGACGAGGCGTACTTCGAGTTCGTGACCGACCCGGAAGTGCCGGACGGCCTGGAATTCGCGCGCGAGGTCGACAACGTGGCGGTGTTGCGGACTTTCTCGAAGGCGTACGGGCTCGCGGGCCTGCGCGTCGGTTACGCGGTCGCGCCCGAGCACGTCGTGGAAGCGCTGCGGAAGGTCTTCACCCCGTTCAGCGTGAACGCGGTCGCACAGGCGGCGGCGCTCGCTTCGCTGGACGCCGAAAGCGAGCTTTTGGCGCGCTGCACCGAAATCACGGCGGAACGCGACCGCGTGCGCGCGGCGTTGCTCGAAATGGGTTACGAGATCCCGGAAACCCAAGCGAACTTCGTGTGGTTCCCGCTCGGCGAGCGCACCACGGAGTTCTCGGAGTTCATGCTCGACCGGAAACTCGTCGTACGCCCCTTCGCGGGCGAAGGCGCGCGAGTGACGATCGGGACGCCCTCGGAGAACGACACGTTCCTCGACGCGGCTCGCGCTTTTCGCGACGCTTGA